Proteins co-encoded in one Halobacteriovoraceae bacterium genomic window:
- a CDS encoding class III signal peptide-containing protein translates to MKQLLISFWKDENGQTSTEYILLVAVVALIVFKFRNTATTQIDKITNQIFSGMGNIANDIQNASSSGPN, encoded by the coding sequence ATGAAACAGTTACTTATCTCATTCTGGAAGGATGAAAATGGTCAGACTTCTACTGAATACATTCTGTTAGTGGCCGTTGTTGCCTTAATTGTCTTCAAGTTTAGAAATACAGCTACTACGCAAATAGATAAAATTACCAATCAAATTTTTAGTGGTATGGGAAATATTGCTAATGATATCCAAAATGCTTCGAGTTCAGGCCCTAATTAA
- a CDS encoding prepilin peptidase yields the protein MAIPGTVFVILCIELLIIAYLDFRYKTIKNIWVFVNIFFGIVFFLSWPEYYFFQLNTFFFSATIFGVGLVFFKLKIMSAGDTKLLMTLFPLIPIDLQESYFITLLFGTVIIGGSVLFINIVKNYKSLFEILVTRNFTHMRDFLGSKFSFAPVVFIAWIVFGLANKTRIVF from the coding sequence ATGGCCATCCCTGGAACAGTGTTTGTTATTTTATGTATTGAACTTTTGATAATCGCCTATTTAGATTTTAGATATAAAACCATCAAAAATATATGGGTTTTTGTGAACATTTTTTTTGGCATAGTGTTCTTCTTAAGCTGGCCCGAGTATTATTTTTTTCAGTTAAATACATTTTTTTTTAGCGCAACAATATTTGGCGTCGGTCTGGTTTTTTTCAAACTTAAGATAATGAGTGCTGGAGATACAAAACTTCTAATGACATTATTTCCACTTATACCTATCGACTTGCAAGAGAGTTATTTTATTACACTATTATTTGGAACTGTGATTATAGGTGGAAGTGTTCTTTTTATTAACATAGTTAAAAACTATAAATCACTCTTTGAAATTTTGGTAACCAGAAACTTTACTCATATGAGAGATTTTTTAGGGAGCAAATTTTCTTTTGCCCCTGTTGTCTTTATTGCATGGATAGTTTTTGGTTTAGCGAATAAAACAAGGATTGTTTTTTGA
- a CDS encoding sugar nucleotide-binding protein, with protein MKENNVIDGNFQKPFANQKTVLIFGISSFVGSNIAQFLKYDYKVAGTYHTNHVEIPGVFTFPCDVLNKDAVQLALYETKPDIAIYCAGLSSTVDCSKAPELADALNTIGLFNVNEYCQRYKSRVCFLSTAYVFGGENKIYKEMDIPDPNTIFGKTKSSAEFYIQKSSLNYLILRCCNLYGRSYVQNQENWFECIQRQLFEGETVQADDFLHTGFLDVNYLSMVLRLCIERNVSNRLLQVTSTDVMTHYHFAKKYTEIFKDSGEKISKGRWTYPILDSTGITLTSGPSYYQLGTQNIEGGLHVKMPSIEESLNFTFRRFHGKGLDPKKGETSSELKFI; from the coding sequence GTGAAAGAGAACAATGTCATCGACGGAAATTTTCAAAAACCTTTTGCGAACCAAAAAACAGTTCTTATTTTTGGTATTTCATCTTTTGTGGGATCAAATATTGCCCAGTTTCTGAAATATGATTATAAAGTTGCCGGAACTTATCACACCAATCATGTAGAAATCCCTGGAGTTTTTACCTTTCCTTGTGATGTTTTGAATAAAGATGCAGTACAACTTGCTCTTTATGAAACCAAACCTGATATTGCCATTTATTGTGCAGGTCTAAGTTCTACCGTTGATTGTTCAAAGGCCCCAGAACTTGCAGATGCTCTAAACACAATAGGACTGTTCAATGTTAATGAATATTGTCAGCGCTATAAATCTAGAGTTTGCTTTTTATCAACGGCCTATGTTTTTGGTGGAGAAAACAAAATCTATAAAGAGATGGATATTCCCGATCCAAATACAATTTTTGGAAAAACAAAATCATCCGCTGAATTTTATATACAAAAATCTTCACTCAATTATCTGATCCTCAGATGTTGCAACCTCTATGGAAGAAGCTATGTTCAAAACCAAGAAAACTGGTTTGAATGTATTCAACGTCAACTCTTTGAAGGAGAAACAGTCCAAGCAGATGATTTCCTTCATACAGGTTTTTTAGATGTTAATTATCTTTCAATGGTTCTTAGGTTATGTATTGAGAGAAATGTTTCAAATAGACTCCTGCAAGTGACTTCAACAGATGTAATGACTCATTATCATTTTGCAAAAAAATATACTGAAATCTTTAAAGATAGTGGAGAAAAAATTTCAAAAGGACGATGGACTTATCCAATTCTAGATAGTACAGGAATTACTTTAACCTCAGGGCCTTCTTATTACCAACTCGGGACGCAAAATATTGAAGGTGGTCTCCATGTAAAAATGCCTTCAATCGAAGAATCTCTCAATTTTACTTTTCGTAGGTTTCATGGAAAGGGACTAGACCCCAAAAAAGGTGAAACAAGTTCAGAACTTAAATTTATCTAG